Sequence from the Oxyura jamaicensis isolate SHBP4307 breed ruddy duck chromosome 5 unlocalized genomic scaffold, BPBGC_Ojam_1.0 oxy5_random_OJ106506, whole genome shotgun sequence genome:
gtggGCAGAGGAAAGAGAGACCCTGGGGGAGTCCCTCGGGCCTCGGAGGGGGGCGGGAAGTGACTGGGGAGGGGACCCTGCGAGCATCATACAAAGTGcatagatgtgtgtgtgtgtgtcctgcCACGGGGAGGGGGCCACCTGGTCCTGGGGGAGCTGGCCGTAAGCCTCCCGGGGCCACGCTGGCAGGAGAGCGAGCCTGAAAGAgacacggggaggggggagacACCATCAGGagccaggcaggcagccccagcccccggggTGACCCAGAGCTGGAGGGATGTCCCCTCTGGCCCTTGTCCCAGCTGTCCCCGCGGTGTCACCCCGCGGCGTCTCCCCTGTGCCGGTACTCACCCCGTCAGATCAGCTCAcgatttcttctttttcagcttcagcGCTTGCAGCCAGTGGGGCGGGGAGCCGTCTGACCTGGGAGGATGGAGATGCATCACACAAATCCCCCCAAAACACACCCAAAGCCCTGGGGGCTTCTCCCAAAGCCCTGGGGGGACCCGGCCAGCGGGAACCCCCGGAGCGTTCCCACTCCCCAGCGGGGTCGGGCAGGAAGGGAGccggctgcagctggctgcGGAGGCAGCCTTCAAGCTGTGGCTTTAAGGGCTTCGTCCCAAGCACTGTTTAGGGTGGAGCAGCTCAACTCTCCCAGGCAACGGGGCCTTGGGAATGCCGGTCCCAGCAAgcctccctccccgctccccgctccaGCCCCAAGGCCGGCTGCCAGCACCACAAACACCAGCCCGGGGCACTGGGTTCCTCGGGCCGTGGGactccagcacagccccacaggcaCCTTGGCACATCCAGCCCGCACCCCACAGGTCCCCAACACGCCCACGGGGGGCTTTCACGCCCCTCTCCCCACCAGGACCACCCCACGGCCCCCGGCACTCACCCTGAGGACTTGTCCGGCTTGGGGGGCAGCGCCAGGGGCTTCCCACCCAGGCCGGGGATCTTGCAGGACTTGGAGCGCTGCACGTGGGGGTCCTTCGGGGGGGGCTGCCTTGCTGTCTGCTGGCAGCGCCCCCTCCTCGGCAGAGCGGTTTCGGCCCCTCAGCTTGGCCTGGGTGTGAGAGGTGCAGTCAGAGGGgtgctccccgccgcccccacgTCCTCCCGTCGCACCCTACTTATTCCCTCCCCACGCTGCCTGCCTTTGGCCGCCCCAACACCCACGACCTGCCTCAGTGGAGGAATGGTGTCCCCTCCCCGTGGCTGGGACACGTCCCTGGGGTCCTGCTGGGCCCTTACCTTGAGGGCGGACGTGTTGAGGCCGGGGAAGAGCGGCACCTTGACGCCTTTGCCCGACGGGGACGCTCGCACCCGCCGGCTCTTGGGCTCTTCTGCTGCCTCCTCGTCGGAGGACACCGCTGCGCGGGCTGGACGGGGCTCTGCGGGGACAGCATCGCCGTGAGGTGCCTCTGCCAAGGCCGTGCCACCCCAGcgtccctgccctgctgtcgCCACCCCGAGGGATCTCACCTGTGGAGTCCTGGAAGATCCAGCTGTCCCCTTCGGAGGTGGCCCCGGGCCGGAGAGCGGGTGCCCGGTGCCTCCGCTTGCGGCCCAGGCTGGCTTTGCTCCGGTACACGGTGCTGTCCAGGACCTCCGTGTCCTGCAGAACCCACGGGGGGAAGGTCAGCGCCCAGCATGGGGGAgtcccagcccccccccagcccacccacCCATCCCACAGCGCTTCACGGACACCCACAGCAGGATCTGTCTGGACCGGGGCTGCAACAAGGGCAGGGGCAGAAGCTTCCCCCTCCCCGCTCACCTCCAGAAAGGTGAATTCCTGCCCAGAGAGCTCCGCGGGTCCCTCGGgctgagggtttttttcctcGCAGCTCTGTGGCCTCTTCCCATCCAGGTGGTCCCAGGGGGCTTCCTCCTGGCTCTCTGCTTCTGGTGGCGTCCTGCCGGCAGCCTCCGgcagctggggggctgcagccacgtCCCCGTCCTCTGCGGGGCTGGGCTCGTCCCCATCCTTGTCCCGGGGGGGCTCTGAGGCTGGGGGTTGCGGCTGGGGGCTCGGCCCCGCGGCAGTGGGCTCAGCATCAGCACCCAAGGGTGGGCTGGGGTCCGAGAGGCGGATGTCCATGGGGGTCCTGCTGGGGGAGATGAGGGGAGAGCCCACAGTTCCCCCAACTGCAGCTGAGGGAAAGCCCTCCCAAGGCTGGCGGGGAGCCAGGGGGCTGAGGAAGGCAAGCAGGGTCCCCGACTCACGGGGGACTCAGGTCACCTCTGCCCACCGGGTTTTATGGGGACAGGGGTGCAGAGAAAGGGGTCAGGCCCCCCGGCGCTCTCACAGTCCCAGGCAAAGGTGGGAGGTGAccgaggggcaggaggaggaggatcaAGGCCGCTCACAGCCCTCCTGCCTGGCAAAACAaccccagggatgtggtggagAGGGGCAGCCCGGGATCTGGGGAAGACAGCGATCCCTGTAAATCCTCCTGGGCCAGGAAGGGGACGGCAGCAGCAAACTGCAGGGCTCCCCGTGCAGCTGGGGGCTCCCCACTTCTCCTCAGCCCAGAGGGGATTTTGCCTCCCTCTTCCCGGCATCCTTACAGTCAGGCAGCTTGTGGGAATTTATCATCTGGGAAATACCCAGCGCCTTCAGCCTGGCTGAGATGAGGCTGTGAGGTTCCCTCACCTTGGCAAAACAAGGGCATGGAGCTAACTCTGCCAGATCCTCGGAGGATCCGTCCCTGGGGCCACAGCCCCCACCGCCAGCACCCTCCTTACCCGTCTGCCGAAGCACCATGGTCTCCTGGGCTCAGCTCCCTGGCACCGAAATCCCGGCTGCGGGCCGCACAGCGGGCGTCGAAGGCACTGGCCCACTCCTGGCGCCTGGCCTCAGCCTCGCGCAGCTCCGCGCTCCAGCCGCCtgcctcctggtgctgcctccagcctgcttcctcctcctcatcctcccgGGGCTGGGCCGagctgcccggggctgccccatcCTCGTCCCAGGCCATCTGACCCGGTCCACCCTCGCC
This genomic interval carries:
- the LOC118157397 gene encoding 182 kDa tankyrase-1-binding protein-like isoform X2 codes for the protein MGSQDREFGPSRPVWASEYGSVATRKEEFGPGRLSWAGEHGMAQTEAGTAFGVRTEDLPGSCGPAHPSKESGWGSSDQQESGAVGPGGWIEELRLGGAEHRNQFGVIGMDQAPEASGTAAPAGGPMSWSGEMSSGDLQEPGESPGGWHGDLPFGPSAPTASTGEGGPGQMAWDEDGAAPGSSAQPREDEEEEAGWRQHQEAGGWSAELREAEARRQEWASAFDARCAARSRDFGARELSPGDHGASADGTPMDIRLSDPSPPLGADAEPTAAGPSPQPQPPASEPPRDKDGDEPSPAEDGDVAAAPQLPEAAGRTPPEAESQEEAPWDHLDGKRPQSCEEKNPQPEGPAELSGQEFTFLEDTEVLDSTVYRSKASLGRKRRHRAPALRPGATSEGDSWIFQDSTEPRPARAAVSSDEEAAEEPKSRRVRASPSGKGVKVPLFPGLNTSALKAKLRGRNRSAEEGALPADSKAAPPEGPPRAALQVLQDPRPGWEAPGAAPQAGQVLRVRRLPAPLAASAEAEKEEIVS
- the LOC118157397 gene encoding 182 kDa tankyrase-1-binding protein-like isoform X1, producing MGSQDREFGPSRPVWASEYGSVATRKEEFGPGRLSWAGEHGMAQTEAGTAFGVRTEDLPGSCGPAHPSKESGWGSSDQQESGAVGPGGWIEELRLGGAEHRNQFGVIGMDQAPEASGTAAPAGGPMSWSGEMSSGDLQEPGESPGGWHGDLPFGPSAPTASTGEGGPGQMAWDEDGAAPGSSAQPREDEEEEAGWRQHQEAGGWSAELREAEARRQEWASAFDARCAARSRDFGARELSPGDHGASADGRTPMDIRLSDPSPPLGADAEPTAAGPSPQPQPPASEPPRDKDGDEPSPAEDGDVAAAPQLPEAAGRTPPEAESQEEAPWDHLDGKRPQSCEEKNPQPEGPAELSGQEFTFLEDTEVLDSTVYRSKASLGRKRRHRAPALRPGATSEGDSWIFQDSTEPRPARAAVSSDEEAAEEPKSRRVRASPSGKGVKVPLFPGLNTSALKAKLRGRNRSAEEGALPADSKAAPPEGPPRAALQVLQDPRPGWEAPGAAPQAGQVLRVRRLPAPLAASAEAEKEEIVS